A portion of the Tenacibaculum todarodis genome contains these proteins:
- a CDS encoding M20/M25/M40 family metallo-hydrolase, with amino-acid sequence MKKLSILLFGLILIVSCKQENKNSYNINSFSSEEKIDSTNIKQLFSSALTEGKSYEWLRDLTSNVGSRLSGSEGAAKSVIWGEKLMKEVGLDSVWLQPVMVPHWVRGDKEVANYTFNGQKINVPVCALGGSIATPSNGITGEIIEVKSVEEAENLGEKANGKIVFFNGRFDNTLINTFKAYGGCVGQRFAGAATVGKFGAKAVIVRSMTNGIDDYPHTGSMGYGDIPEEQYIPSAAISSRGAEILSAHLKENPKLKFYLKQSCKTLPDAPSFNVVGEIKGTENPDKIMVVGGHLDSWDLGDGAHDDGTGIVQSLEVAYLFKKNNIKPKNTLRIVFFMNEENGMRGANEYARLAKVNGELHIGALESDAGGHTPRGFSIDANDNNIHLLQSWKKLLKPYGLHDIVKGGSGADIGPLKDDHVTLVGYRPDSQRYFDYHHAASDTFDKVNKRELELGSASMASIVYLMDKYLYNQEVLKP; translated from the coding sequence ATGAAAAAACTTTCAATACTACTTTTTGGACTTATTTTAATTGTTTCATGTAAGCAAGAAAATAAAAACAGCTACAATATCAATTCTTTTTCTTCTGAAGAAAAAATAGATTCAACTAACATTAAACAACTGTTTAGTTCAGCTTTAACTGAAGGAAAATCCTATGAATGGTTACGAGATTTAACAAGCAATGTTGGAAGCAGGTTATCTGGTTCGGAAGGCGCAGCAAAATCTGTAATCTGGGGAGAAAAATTAATGAAAGAAGTTGGTTTAGATTCTGTTTGGTTACAACCAGTTATGGTTCCACATTGGGTTCGAGGCGATAAAGAAGTTGCTAACTATACTTTTAACGGGCAAAAAATAAACGTTCCTGTTTGTGCTTTAGGCGGTTCTATTGCTACACCTTCAAACGGAATTACGGGAGAAATAATTGAAGTAAAAAGTGTAGAAGAAGCTGAAAACTTAGGAGAAAAAGCAAACGGTAAAATTGTGTTTTTTAATGGTCGTTTTGATAACACTTTAATAAATACTTTTAAAGCCTACGGCGGATGTGTTGGTCAACGTTTTGCTGGTGCAGCAACTGTTGGTAAATTTGGAGCAAAAGCTGTAATCGTGCGTTCTATGACAAATGGAATTGACGATTATCCACATACAGGTTCAATGGGTTATGGAGATATTCCAGAAGAACAATATATTCCTTCAGCAGCAATTAGTTCTCGTGGAGCAGAAATTTTAAGTGCACATTTAAAAGAAAATCCGAAGTTAAAATTCTACTTAAAGCAAAGTTGTAAAACATTACCAGATGCACCATCTTTTAATGTAGTTGGCGAAATAAAAGGAACTGAAAATCCAGATAAAATTATGGTTGTTGGTGGTCATTTAGATTCTTGGGATTTGGGTGATGGCGCTCACGATGATGGAACAGGAATTGTGCAATCTTTAGAAGTTGCTTATTTGTTTAAGAAAAATAACATTAAACCCAAAAACACCTTACGAATTGTATTCTTTATGAATGAAGAAAACGGAATGCGTGGTGCAAATGAATACGCACGTTTAGCCAAAGTAAATGGTGAATTACACATTGGAGCATTAGAATCTGATGCTGGCGGACACACTCCTCGCGGTTTTTCAATTGATGCAAATGACAACAATATTCACTTATTACAAAGCTGGAAAAAATTATTAAAACCTTACGGTTTACACGACATTGTTAAAGGAGGAAGTGGTGCCGATATTGGACCATTAAAAGACGATCACGTAACACTTGTTGGTTACAGACCAGACTCTCAGCGTTATTTTGATTATCACCATGCAGCTTCAGATACCTTTGATAAAGTAAACAAAAGAGAGCTTGAATTAGGTAGTGCTTCTATGGCTAGTATTGTCTATTTAATGGATAAATATTTATACAACCAAGAAGTTTTAAAGCCATAA
- a CDS encoding tetratricopeptide repeat protein — translation MNTIFKKNLLCFSFILCGLLNSFGQETEMQFNTTAKYHEALTLFNNKAYAASQQLFVKVSKLAEEKQSLQANADYYDAMCAIKLNQTNADKKVLDFVENHPNSNKKQLAYLNVGNYYFANRKAAHSLKWYTKVDEKLLNTEDKSDLNFKMGYALLVSGYVDDAKNRFEKLLSNERYGDDARYYYGYIAYKQEDYDLAETSLTEIADVATYKNKANYYLLDISFKAGRFEKSIEIGKKILPNSDKKQQSDINKIIGESYFNLEKYTEAIPYLQNYKGKKGRWNNTDYYQLGFAHFKQNDYGNAVRNFNKIIDQKNKVSQNAYYQLAECYLKLDKKPEALNAFKSASEMEFDKKVKEDAFLNYAKLSYEEGNPYQSVPEVLQAYLNTYPNSPQTNEINELLITSFLHQQDYQGALDYIEKNKKFKNDALKNEVSLYRGIQLFNEDKLQKSLSFLEKGTQSNDLELQNKARFWLAESNYRLGNFQKALDLFLKVDSSETIENNLLSYNIGYCYFKLKEYQKSAHYFNQYTTQSNNEVELKDDAFLRLGDSYYASKQYSKAIISYDKIITDGGIGADYAQYQKAMSNGLSGNYQQKITDLLAVVNTKTNSKLKDDALFQLGTTYTTIRENDKAQDAYNRLLKNHPKSAYNPNVLLRQGLLFYNTSDNKKALSKFKEIVAKYPNSNEAKQAVTNARNVYIDIGKVDEYAVWVKDVSFINVTDADLDNASYEAAENKFLENNTEKAIEGFDKYLQNFPNGLHALKSHFYLAQSYLKNNQSEKSIPHYTYVTSQSQSEFSEESLSKLSQIYLEKEDWFNAMSLLEKLETEANYPQNIIFAQSNLMKGYYEAEDYNKAVEYAEKVLTTNKIEKTVEADAKIIIARSAFKTGDFTTSEEFFIEVGRTATGELKAETLYYDAFFKHENKEYDSSTKIVQKLISDYSAYKYWGVKSYVIMAKNYYALEDAYQATYILENIIKNFTQYEDIIEEATSELRTIKNKEAKTNESVTPQK, via the coding sequence ATGAACACTATTTTTAAGAAAAACCTCCTTTGCTTTTCATTCATTTTATGTGGCCTTCTAAATAGTTTTGGGCAAGAAACTGAAATGCAGTTTAACACAACGGCAAAATACCATGAAGCTTTAACTTTATTTAACAACAAAGCTTATGCAGCATCGCAACAACTTTTTGTAAAAGTTTCTAAGTTAGCAGAAGAGAAACAAAGCCTACAAGCAAATGCAGATTATTATGATGCAATGTGCGCCATTAAATTGAATCAAACCAATGCAGATAAAAAAGTTTTAGATTTTGTTGAAAATCACCCAAATAGTAATAAAAAACAACTCGCTTATTTAAATGTTGGTAATTATTATTTTGCAAATAGAAAAGCAGCACATTCATTAAAATGGTACACAAAAGTTGATGAAAAACTTTTAAATACTGAAGATAAAAGCGATTTAAATTTTAAGATGGGTTATGCGCTCTTAGTTTCTGGTTATGTAGATGACGCAAAAAATCGTTTTGAAAAATTATTATCTAATGAACGTTATGGAGATGATGCAAGGTATTACTATGGTTATATTGCTTACAAACAAGAAGATTACGATTTAGCTGAGACTTCTTTAACAGAAATTGCAGATGTTGCTACCTATAAAAACAAAGCTAATTATTACTTATTAGATATTAGTTTTAAAGCTGGTCGATTTGAAAAATCTATTGAAATTGGAAAGAAAATTTTACCTAATTCAGATAAAAAACAACAATCAGACATTAATAAAATAATTGGTGAAAGTTATTTTAACTTAGAAAAATATACTGAGGCAATTCCGTATTTGCAAAACTATAAAGGTAAAAAAGGACGTTGGAACAATACCGATTATTACCAACTTGGCTTTGCTCATTTTAAACAAAATGACTACGGAAACGCGGTTAGAAACTTCAATAAAATAATAGATCAGAAAAACAAGGTTTCGCAAAATGCTTACTATCAATTAGCGGAATGTTATTTAAAACTAGATAAAAAACCAGAGGCTTTAAATGCATTTAAGAGTGCTAGCGAAATGGAATTTGATAAAAAGGTAAAAGAAGATGCTTTTTTAAATTATGCTAAACTAAGTTACGAAGAAGGTAACCCATACCAAAGTGTTCCAGAAGTTTTACAAGCTTATTTAAATACGTATCCAAATTCTCCTCAAACTAATGAAATAAATGAATTATTAATTACTTCTTTTTTACATCAGCAAGATTATCAAGGGGCATTAGATTATATAGAAAAGAATAAAAAATTTAAAAATGACGCCTTAAAAAATGAAGTTTCTCTTTACAGAGGAATTCAACTTTTTAACGAAGACAAACTACAAAAATCGCTGTCTTTTTTAGAAAAAGGAACTCAATCTAACGACTTAGAATTGCAAAATAAAGCTCGTTTTTGGTTAGCTGAAAGTAATTACAGATTAGGAAACTTTCAAAAGGCCTTAGATTTATTTTTAAAGGTTGATAGCTCAGAAACAATAGAAAATAACCTATTAAGTTACAACATTGGTTATTGCTATTTTAAATTAAAAGAGTATCAAAAATCGGCACATTACTTTAATCAATACACAACGCAAAGCAACAATGAAGTTGAATTAAAAGACGATGCCTTTTTACGTTTAGGAGATTCTTATTACGCTTCAAAACAATACTCAAAAGCTATTATTTCTTATGATAAAATAATTACTGATGGAGGTATTGGTGCAGATTACGCACAATATCAAAAAGCAATGAGCAACGGTTTGTCTGGTAATTATCAACAAAAAATAACAGATTTATTAGCCGTTGTAAACACAAAAACTAATTCCAAATTAAAAGACGATGCACTTTTTCAATTAGGAACAACATACACAACAATAAGAGAGAATGATAAAGCACAAGACGCCTACAATAGGTTGTTGAAAAATCATCCTAAAAGTGCTTACAATCCAAATGTTTTATTGCGTCAAGGTTTGTTATTTTACAACACAAGCGACAACAAAAAAGCTTTGTCAAAATTCAAAGAAATTGTTGCCAAATACCCAAATTCAAACGAAGCAAAACAGGCGGTAACAAATGCTAGAAATGTATATATAGATATTGGAAAAGTAGATGAATATGCTGTTTGGGTTAAAGATGTTAGTTTTATAAATGTTACGGATGCAGATTTAGACAATGCTAGTTATGAAGCTGCAGAAAACAAATTTTTAGAAAATAATACTGAAAAAGCTATTGAAGGTTTTGATAAATACTTGCAAAATTTCCCAAACGGATTACATGCATTAAAATCGCATTTTTACTTAGCGCAATCTTATTTAAAAAACAATCAATCAGAGAAATCTATACCGCATTATACATATGTTACAAGCCAAAGCCAGAGCGAATTTAGCGAAGAGTCTTTAAGCAAGTTATCTCAGATTTACCTTGAAAAAGAAGATTGGTTTAACGCAATGTCTTTGTTGGAAAAATTAGAAACTGAAGCTAATTATCCGCAAAACATAATTTTTGCACAAAGTAATTTAATGAAAGGTTATTATGAAGCCGAAGATTATAATAAAGCGGTTGAATATGCTGAAAAAGTTTTAACAACAAATAAAATTGAAAAAACTGTTGAAGCTGACGCAAAAATTATAATTGCACGTTCTGCTTTTAAAACTGGAGATTTTACTACTTCAGAAGAGTTTTTTATTGAAGTTGGAAGAACCGCAACTGGAGAATTAAAAGCCGAAACGTTGTATTATGATGCTTTCTTTAAACATGAAAATAAAGAATATGATTCTTCAACCAAAATAGTTCAAAAATTAATTTCAGATTATTCTGCTTACAAATATTGGGGAGTAAAAAGCTACGTAATAATGGCCAAAAACTATTATGCGTTAGAAGATGCTTATCAAGCTACTTATATTTTAGAAAATATTATTAAAAACTTCACGCAATATGAAGATATAATTGAAGAAGCAACAAGCGAACTCAGAACAATAAAAAACAAAGAAGCCAAAACAAACGAATCTGTAACTCCACAAAAATAG
- a CDS encoding cell division ATP-binding protein FtsE → MIQPVLHLENADIYQRDNLVLSKVNFTLNKGDFYYLIGKTGSGKSSLLKTLYGDLNLQRGLGTIVDFDLKKLKEKDIPFLRRKIGIVFQDFKLLNDRNVFENLEFVLKATGWKSKAEIKTKIEEVLGKVGIKEKYYKKPFELSGGEQQRVAIARALLNDPELILADEPTGNLDPKTSLEVMELLNEIHKSGKTILMATHDYQLIVKYKQKTVKCEGGELFEVVQQAVN, encoded by the coding sequence ATGATACAACCAGTTTTACATTTAGAAAATGCAGATATTTATCAGCGAGATAATTTAGTGTTATCAAAAGTGAATTTCACCCTTAATAAAGGAGATTTTTACTATTTAATAGGAAAAACAGGAAGCGGAAAAAGTAGTTTGCTAAAAACTTTATATGGCGATTTAAACCTACAGCGAGGTTTAGGAACTATTGTTGATTTCGATTTAAAGAAGTTAAAGGAAAAAGATATTCCTTTTTTGAGAAGAAAAATTGGAATTGTTTTTCAGGATTTTAAATTATTGAACGATAGAAATGTTTTTGAAAACCTAGAATTTGTCTTAAAAGCTACTGGTTGGAAAAGCAAAGCTGAAATAAAAACCAAAATTGAAGAAGTTTTAGGTAAAGTCGGTATTAAAGAAAAATACTACAAAAAACCATTTGAACTTTCTGGAGGAGAACAACAAAGAGTTGCAATTGCACGTGCATTGTTAAATGATCCGGAACTTATTTTAGCAGATGAGCCAACTGGGAATTTAGATCCAAAAACCTCGCTAGAAGTTATGGAACTGCTCAATGAAATTCATAAAAGCGGAAAAACAATTTTAATGGCAACTCACGATTATCAATTAATAGTAAAGTATAAGCAAAAAACGGTAAAATGTGAAGGTGGCGAGTTGTTTGAAGTTGTACAGCAAGCCGTTAATTAA
- a CDS encoding TonB-dependent receptor, with protein sequence MKNYFFIFLLMFAGKFVFAQDKPAVKKVKDTIKTEVVNVVSSYTPKVTDAFKIKKKPTIKLSDKSKKKKLSYQIFPAPVASTFTPKKGALKGVDFSEREKLYKNYLAVGFGNNTTPYLETFLHHSTRFENDFGLYAKYISSSDPVKDTDLDSSYSNLLANFYYKQEDRYFDWKVGLDFEQNKYNWYGLPNTAYNSNVIESINEEQAYSFINLHGKITFEDNYINQAKVAISYFNDDFDSNEVSVSIAPQFQFSLDRFIRNSNEIILDVSLDYLSGSFNQSYENTNQVDYSFFTAGLNPSYKLKFYNFDINLGTKIYYTSDIENSLSQFYVYPDVKISYPIIANFANLFIGAGGDLHTNSYKQFTDENPFISPTQYITQTNEKYNFHGGINGKLSQSISYNSRISYKQFEDKALFSVNNSKSDGTTIASGGINFLGYEYGNSFSVIYDDIKNINFFGEVEWDVSKNLVIGANGEFNTYTPKQQEFSWNLPKLKSELFAKYKTAKWYAGTTIYFASNRKDVQFAGAFPSLSSPINLGRYFDVNLNSGYKFSDNLSAFLKVNNIFNNNYQRFTNFNVQGFQVLGGITYKFDF encoded by the coding sequence ATGAAAAACTACTTTTTTATATTTCTATTGATGTTTGCTGGTAAATTTGTATTTGCTCAAGATAAACCTGCTGTGAAAAAAGTAAAAGACACTATAAAAACTGAAGTTGTAAACGTAGTTTCGTCTTACACCCCAAAGGTTACAGATGCTTTTAAAATTAAGAAAAAACCTACTATTAAACTTTCAGACAAAAGCAAAAAAAAGAAACTGAGTTATCAAATTTTTCCTGCGCCAGTAGCTTCAACTTTTACTCCAAAAAAAGGAGCTTTAAAAGGTGTAGATTTTAGCGAAAGAGAAAAACTATATAAAAATTACCTTGCTGTTGGTTTTGGGAATAACACAACACCTTATTTAGAAACTTTTTTACACCACAGCACTCGTTTTGAAAATGATTTTGGCTTGTATGCAAAATACATTTCATCTAGCGATCCGGTTAAAGACACTGATTTGGATAGTAGTTATTCTAATTTATTAGCTAACTTTTATTACAAACAAGAAGATCGTTATTTCGATTGGAAAGTTGGTTTAGATTTCGAACAAAATAAATACAATTGGTATGGTTTACCAAACACAGCTTATAACAGTAATGTTATAGAATCTATAAATGAAGAGCAAGCTTATAGTTTTATAAATTTACATGGTAAAATAACTTTTGAAGACAATTATATTAACCAAGCTAAAGTTGCTATATCTTATTTTAATGATGATTTTGACAGTAATGAAGTTTCGGTCTCTATTGCTCCACAGTTTCAGTTTTCTTTAGATAGATTTATCCGTAACTCTAACGAAATAATTTTAGATGTTTCTTTAGATTATTTAAGCGGGAGCTTTAATCAATCATACGAAAACACCAATCAGGTTGATTATAGTTTTTTTACTGCTGGTTTAAACCCTTCATACAAATTAAAGTTTTATAATTTTGACATCAACTTAGGAACCAAAATTTACTATACTTCAGATATTGAAAACAGTTTAAGTCAATTTTATGTATATCCAGATGTAAAAATATCATACCCAATAATTGCAAACTTTGCTAACTTATTTATTGGTGCTGGTGGAGATTTACACACAAATTCTTACAAACAATTTACAGATGAAAATCCGTTTATCTCACCAACACAATATATCACACAGACTAATGAAAAATATAATTTTCACGGAGGTATTAATGGAAAATTATCACAAAGTATAAGTTATAATTCTCGTATAAGTTATAAGCAATTTGAAGATAAGGCGTTGTTTTCTGTCAACAATTCCAAATCAGACGGAACAACAATTGCTTCTGGCGGAATAAACTTTTTAGGATATGAATATGGCAATTCATTTAGTGTAATTTATGATGATATTAAAAACATAAATTTCTTTGGTGAAGTAGAATGGGATGTTTCTAAAAACTTAGTAATTGGTGCTAACGGAGAGTTCAATACATACACACCAAAACAACAAGAATTTTCTTGGAATTTACCAAAACTTAAAAGCGAATTATTTGCCAAATACAAAACGGCTAAATGGTATGCAGGAACTACTATTTATTTTGCTAGCAACAGAAAAGATGTTCAATTTGCTGGTGCGTTTCCTTCACTTAGTTCTCCAATTAATTTAGGAAGATACTTTGATGTAAACTTAAATAGTGGTTATAAATTTAGCGATAATCTATCAGCATTTTTAAAAGTAAACAACATATTTAACAACAATTATCAGCGTTTTACGAACTTTAATGTTCAAGGATTTCAAGTTTTAGGAGGAATAACTTATAAATTTGATTTTTAA